TCCTGTTCGTCGGCCGGCTCGTCGAGTTCAAGGGCGTCGAGTACCTCATCTCGGCGATGTCGGGTCTCGACGCGACGTGTTCGATCGTCGGCAAGGGCCCCGCCCGCGACGCGCTCGAACGCCACGCCCGCGAAGAGGGGGTCGCCGACAGGGTGACCTTCGAGGGGTTCGTCTCCGAGGAGCGGCTCGACCGGCTCTACCGCGAGGCGGACCTGTTCGTCCTCCCGTCGGCCGGCGAGAACGAGTCGTTCGGCATCGTCCAGCTGGAGGCGATGCAGCGCGGACTGCCGGTGATCAACACGGCGCTGCCGACCGGGGTCCCCTTCGTCAGCGTCGACGGCGAGACGGGCCTGACGGTCGAACCTGGCGACCCGGCGGCGATCGCCGACGCCGCGCGGACGCTCCTCGGAGACCCCGAACGGTACCGCCGCTACTCGGCCAACGCCCGGCGGCGCGTCCGCGAGCGGTTCACCCGGGCGCGGATGCTCGACGAGACCCGCGCTGTCTACCGCGACGTGCTCGCCGGCGAGTAGCCCATGCTCGCCGGTACGTGGCTCGCACTCGGTCATCCGGGCGTAGCCCGTACCCGGCCGCCGGCGCGTAGCTCGCACTCGACTGTCCGGTCCGTCCCGCTCGCCGATCCGCAGGTATATACTTCGCCCGCGAAAACCCGGGGCCGATGGTCGCCCTCGCCGTCGTCGCGGTCGTCCTGGCGTTCGCGCTGCTCGCGCGGCGCCGCTCGCGGCGCTTCCGGCTGGCCGGCGGGCTCGCGCTCGCGGGCCACCTCGCGTTCGCGCTGGTCGTCCTCCCGCTGCTACCCTACACCTGGGATATCGGCGAGTTCCACGGGATCGCGACGGGCCTCCTCCGGGGGGCCGAGGCGAACCCGTTCTCGTCGCTCGACGCCTTCGGGACCGTCCAGGCGGTCCTCTACGCGATGTTCGGCGCCGACCCGACGACGCTGTCCGTCGTCAACGGCCTGCTGGCCGTGCTGATGGCCCTGCCGGCGTGCTATCTCGCCCGCCGGCTGTACGACCCCCTCGAATCGACCGACGGGCTGTTGCTCGCGGTGCTCTTTCTCCCATTCCCGTTCCTGTTCAGCAGCCTCCCGATGCGCGACGCCCTCTCGACGCTGCTCGCCCTGACGCTGCTCGCGGTCTGCGTGCGGGCGATCGCCGACCGGCGCCGGTGGTGGGCGCTCACCGCCCCGCCGCTGTGGGCGATGCTGTTCCTCCTCCGCGAGGAACTGGCCCTCCTCGTCCTGCTGGGTGCGACCGGGTCGCTGCTGGTCGCGGGACTCCAGCGGGTCGCCGACCGCGAGGTCACGCTCGCGTCGCTGGCGCTCGCCGGCGTGCCGGTCGGCGTCGCCGGGTTCGCGCTGTTCACCCGGCTGTTCCCCGTCGACGCCCTCAACTCGCGGCTGCAGTACCGGATCATGGGCGGGGCCGCCTACCTCGGCTTCGAGCGGTACGGCTCCTGGCTGGACGTGCTCCTGGCCGCGCCCGTCCGGGCGATCTACTTCCAGTTCGCCCCGTTCCCGCTGCACGTCGACTCGGCGTTCGACCTCGTCGCCGTCCTCTCGCTGCCGCTGCTCGTCGTCCTCGCGACGGCGGCGTACCTGACGCTCCGGCGCGTCGAACACGATCCAGTCGTAGCTTTCCCCCTGCTGGTCGTCTACCTCGGCGGGGTTGTCGGCTACGGGCTGATCGACTCGAACTTCGGCACGACGATCAGACACCGCTCGGTGTTCGTCTTCCTGCTGGCCGTCTTCGCCGCGCCGGCGCTCGAATCGTGGTGGCGGTCACTCCGCCTCCGGGTAGAGGAACCGCTCGGTCAGCGCCGCGACCGAGACGAACACCAGCGCGAAGCTGAGGAACTTGACGCCGGCGCCTAGGTTCGAGCGGAACACCGACGCGACGCTGACGAGCACGACCGCGGCGAGCGCCGCCGAGAGGGCGCGCTCGCCGTCCAGCCGCGAGAGCAGGACGCTCCCCTCGGCCCACCGCCGCAGCGTCCGCGCGACCCGGTAGGTCGCCGACTCGGAGAACGGCTCGATGTCGCGTCGGCCCATCGGTCAGTCGCGGATCGGAGCGAGACGCACATAACTGTTCGTGGTTCGGCGGACGCCGGGGAGAGCGGCGGCGACGCGCCCGTCGGACCGGCTCGCTCGTCGCGCCAGCGGTGGTCGGCGCTCAGCCCTGCATGTACAGCGAGTAGGTGATGACGGCAAGCCCGACGGCCAGGAAGACGCTGTTGACGAGCACGCCCGTTTCGAGGGGGACGGCGAAAAACTGGTTGGCGGCGCCGGAGACGAGCGCGCCGAGGGTGATGATGGCGAACCCGGCGCCGAGGACGCCGAGCGACGGGTCGCCCGCCCGGCGGTAGGCCCTGTACGCGATGGCGGTGATCGCGCCGCCCAGCAGCAGGACGACGGACTTGACGACGGCGATCGCGACGAGCGTCTCGTTCACAGTTCGTCCCCCATGGTCGACCAGATGTCCGCGAGCCGCTGGTCGGCGGTACGCTGCGGTCGGTCGACCGTCACCGAAAAGGTGTCGTCTTCGTCCATCGAGATGAGCACGTTCTCGAAGTCCCGTTCGTACCTCGTCGTCCGTCCCCCTTCGGGGTTGATGACGTCCCGCTCGCGGAGCAGTCCCGCCGAGCTGAGGAGTTCGAGCTTGCGATACAGCGTCGACTTCGGGATCTCGCAGGCGTCCGCGAGTGCTGTTGCGGTCATGGGTTCGGCTGTCTCCCGGAGGATCGCCCTGCAGTCGGGGTCGTCCAGCGCCTCGAGTACGGCCGTCGGGGACGCGTCGTCGGACGGGGGCGCTGAATCGTCCGCCATTATCGGGTGGTGGACGGACTCCCGAATATGCTATCCGGTCGGCTCCCGGCGGCGCTCCGGGGGGCGCTCGCCGTCGCCCGTCCGTCGCGGGGTGTCCGGCCCGCGCCGCTCCGTCCCGACACCGGTCATCCCTCGGCGGCGTACAGGTCGAGCAGTTCCTGGTAGCGGTCCCGGATCGTCACCCGGCTCACGTCCGCGACGGAACTGACGGCCGCCTGCGTGAGCTTCTCGTTGGTCAGGTTCGCCGCGGCGTAGACGGCCGCTGCCGCCAGCCCCGCGGGGCTCTTGCCGCTGTGGGCGGCCTCCCCCTTCGCCACGTCGAGCAGCTCCCTGGCCAGCCGCTCGGCCTCGTCGCTGACGTCGAGTTCCGACGCGAACTGCGGGACGTACTGCGCGGGGTCCTCCGGCTCGATCGCCAGCCCGAGCTCCCGCTTGACGTAGCGGTAGGCCCGCTGGACGCGCTTCTGCCGGACGCGACTCACCTCGGCGAACTCCGTCACCCGCCGGGGCGCCCCGTGCTGGCGCGCGGCGGCGTACAGCGACGCCGTGGCCATCCCCTCGATGGAGCGCCCGGGGAGCAGCTCCGCCTCGACCGCCCGCCGGTAGAGGGCACCCGCGGTCTCGCGGACCGGCTCCGACAGGTCCAGCGCCGAGGCCATCCGGTCGATCTCGCCGAACGCCTGCTTGAGGTTGCGCTCCCGGGCGTCCTTCGCCCGGAAGCGCTCGTCCCAGGTGCGCAGCCGCTGCATCCGGGCCCGCTTGCGCGACGACAGCGCCTCGCCGTACGCGTCGGCGTCCCGCCAGCCGATGTTCGTCGACAGCCCCTTGTCGTGCATGAGCTCGGTCGTCGGCGCGCCGACCCGGCTCTTCTCGTCGCCGTCGCCGTCGCCGAACGAGCGCCACTCGGGTCCGCGGTCGATGGCGTCCTCGTCGAGCACGAGCCCGCACTCCTCGCAGGTCGCTTCGCCGCGGTCCTCGTGTTCGACGACCCGTCCGTCGCACTCCGGGCACGACCGCGCGGCGACCGAGCCGCCCGTCGCGTCGGGCTGCCGTACCTGTCCGTCGTCGGAATCGTACCGTGTCTGAGTCATTGTGGTGGCGGGGTCCGTCGGGCGTCCCTGTTCCCTGTTACCACCAACATCGGGGGTGTTGAAGATGAGTGAACGGCGCTGTCCCAGTTACTGGGAATCCGCGCGACCGCTCGTCCCGCTCCCGCGGACCCCCGCGGCACCGATCACCCGCGAACGTCCGCGAACAGCTCCTCCAGCCGGTCGGTCACGGCCGCCCAGGTGTAGCCCTCGTCCAGCACGTACGCCCGGCAGGCCTCGCCCGCGGCCGCCCGCTGGTCCGCGGACAGCCGCGCCCACGCGGCCAGCCGGTCGGCGAGCGGGTCGGCTTCCCCCGGCGGGACCAGCAGCGACTCGGGGACCGCCGAACGGTCGGCCAGCGGGCCGAGGATCTCCGGCGTCGCCCCCGCGGTCGTGCCGACGACCGGGGTCCCCGCGGCCAGCGCCTCCAGCGTCGCGAGCCCGAACCCCTCCAGTTCCAGCGTCGGCAGGACGAACACGTCCGCGCCGGCGTACAGCCCCGGCAGGTCGTCCTCGGGGACGTACCCCAGGAAGGTCACGTCCGACGCGACGCCGAGCCGCTCGGCCCGCGCGACCAGGTCTTCCCGGAGCGGCCCGTCGCCGCCCACGTACAGGTGCGCGTCGAGTCCGCCCCCGACCGCCCGCGCGAACGCGTCGAGCAGCGTCTCCAGCCCCATCCGCGGCGTGAGCCGCCGCACCGTCAGGACCGAGAGGTCCTCGTCGCCGAAAGTCCCGGGGGCCGGCCCGTCGAGCGGCGCGAACCGGTCGACGTCGACGCCGCCCGGGACCACGCGGATCGGCGGCGCGTCCGGGTGGTGGTCCCGGACCCGCTCGCGCATGAACTCGCTCAGCACGACCGTCGCGTCGCTGCGGCCGACCACGCGACCCTCGATCCGGTGGCGCAGCCGCCGGTTGAGCCAGTGCCACGGCGCCGCCCACGGGCTCGGGTCGACCAGCCGGTCGCGGTACTCCACGCCCCACAGCCCGTGGACCGTGTACGTCCGCGGGACGGCGTCGGGCATCGCCCGGTCGACGCCCAGCGAACTCAGCGCCCCGTGGAAACTGACCAGGTCGACCGGCTCCGTCGCCCGGACCGACTCGACGAGCCGGCCGAGTTCCCGCAGCGTCGCCGGGAGCTTCGGGACCGACGCGCCGTAGCGGTACACGTCCATCCCGGCGACGGTCTCCCGTGCCGGGGTGTCCCCGCGCTGTCTGGTGATCACCGACACCCGGTGTCCCCGCTCGACGAGCCGGCGGCCGACCTCGTAGTTGTACCGCCCCGAGCCCGTCGCCGACGGGTCCGGATAGAGGTTGTTCGTCGCCGCGAGGACGTGCATACCCCCGACTGTTCCGCCGCACGGAATGAGCGTTACGAACCATCTTTTTCCCGGAGGGGTTTCCTCGGTCGCCAGAGGCGACCTGCGGGGAACCCCTCCGGCGAAAACATGGGTGAAAACACCGTCAGAGCACGCTCTGACGAGGTCTCGTTCGCCACTCTCACGAGACAGGCCGGACGACTCGGTCGCTTCGCTCCCTCGCGTCCCGCGAACCGGCGCTCCGCGCCGGATGCTATAGGCACTGAGCAACCGCGGTGGCGACGCCGGAGTGCGCGTTCGTTCACGCGACGGAACCGCGCGAGGTCTGTGGGCGACCCGGGTGCCCACCGGGCGGTCCGATCGCTCGGGTGGCCCGAGCGATCGGATGTCTCTCGCTGTCTTCGCGAGCGCGGCGAGGGCGTTCACCGCACCGGTGACTGCGGCGGCGATCCCGGCTAGCGACCGGGCCGACACGAGACAACCACTGCGGGAGATCGCAGGACTGCGGCCGGACACCGCCGGTCGTCAGACGCGCGTCGGGCGCTCGTCTGCCCCGTCTTTTTCCGCGGGCGACACCTCGGTCCGGAGGCATGGCCGCGAACGCCGACC
Above is a genomic segment from Halosimplex halophilum containing:
- a CDS encoding winged helix-turn-helix domain-containing protein, with the translated sequence MADDSAPPSDDASPTAVLEALDDPDCRAILRETAEPMTATALADACEIPKSTLYRKLELLSSAGLLRERDVINPEGGRTTRYERDFENVLISMDEDDTFSVTVDRPQRTADQRLADIWSTMGDEL
- a CDS encoding transcription initiation factor IIB: MTQTRYDSDDGQVRQPDATGGSVAARSCPECDGRVVEHEDRGEATCEECGLVLDEDAIDRGPEWRSFGDGDGDEKSRVGAPTTELMHDKGLSTNIGWRDADAYGEALSSRKRARMQRLRTWDERFRAKDARERNLKQAFGEIDRMASALDLSEPVRETAGALYRRAVEAELLPGRSIEGMATASLYAAARQHGAPRRVTEFAEVSRVRQKRVQRAYRYVKRELGLAIEPEDPAQYVPQFASELDVSDEAERLARELLDVAKGEAAHSGKSPAGLAAAAVYAAANLTNEKLTQAAVSSVADVSRVTIRDRYQELLDLYAAEG
- a CDS encoding glycosyltransferase family 4 protein; the encoded protein is MHVLAATNNLYPDPSATGSGRYNYEVGRRLVERGHRVSVITRQRGDTPARETVAGMDVYRYGASVPKLPATLRELGRLVESVRATEPVDLVSFHGALSSLGVDRAMPDAVPRTYTVHGLWGVEYRDRLVDPSPWAAPWHWLNRRLRHRIEGRVVGRSDATVVLSEFMRERVRDHHPDAPPIRVVPGGVDVDRFAPLDGPAPGTFGDEDLSVLTVRRLTPRMGLETLLDAFARAVGGGLDAHLYVGGDGPLREDLVARAERLGVASDVTFLGYVPEDDLPGLYAGADVFVLPTLELEGFGLATLEALAAGTPVVGTTAGATPEILGPLADRSAVPESLLVPPGEADPLADRLAAWARLSADQRAAAGEACRAYVLDEGYTWAAVTDRLEELFADVRG
- a CDS encoding DUF7521 family protein, with the translated sequence MNETLVAIAVVKSVVLLLGGAITAIAYRAYRRAGDPSLGVLGAGFAIITLGALVSGAANQFFAVPLETGVLVNSVFLAVGLAVITYSLYMQG
- a CDS encoding glycosyltransferase family 39 protein; translation: MVALAVVAVVLAFALLARRRSRRFRLAGGLALAGHLAFALVVLPLLPYTWDIGEFHGIATGLLRGAEANPFSSLDAFGTVQAVLYAMFGADPTTLSVVNGLLAVLMALPACYLARRLYDPLESTDGLLLAVLFLPFPFLFSSLPMRDALSTLLALTLLAVCVRAIADRRRWWALTAPPLWAMLFLLREELALLVLLGATGSLLVAGLQRVADREVTLASLALAGVPVGVAGFALFTRLFPVDALNSRLQYRIMGGAAYLGFERYGSWLDVLLAAPVRAIYFQFAPFPLHVDSAFDLVAVLSLPLLVVLATAAYLTLRRVEHDPVVAFPLLVVYLGGVVGYGLIDSNFGTTIRHRSVFVFLLAVFAAPALESWWRSLRLRVEEPLGQRRDRDEHQREAEELDAGA